CATGTGGCAACATTAAATATGAAGGTGACACGTGGCAGAATTTAACCAGGAAGTGACACACATGATTTAATTCACATGCTTTATATaacgtatagatagatagatagatagatagatagatagatagaaacaGAAGAtagacagatatagatatatagatattatatgGTGCCATGGTGGTGAAAAACGTATCTTTGCTTACTAACTTTTCGGGGGGCTTGATtatccgaggttttaccttctatgggggagtcaatgtgctcgttcataggagggtttcctcgcttacccaaaaaCTTTTACTATTTCCCGACAACCACGAGGTAATAGTAGCCAGCCCTGTATGTAATGCTTCTGTAGGATCGTTTAAGGTCcaccaacatgtacaacatataagctcatgagttccacattactctaaaaccaattggtgatagagtggggttcccataagcttatatacatacatttggttCTATCACTTTCCGATGTGGGACCATTGTGCATTTCCTTAATCGATTATCTCCAACAATCACCCCTTAATCGGTTAATCCATGATGCTTGACGAGCATCGGTGATCATCCTTGCTCTTACTTTCTCcgtgctacttgatacatgcttttgATCACCGAATTTCATCATCTTACGTCCCGTTTACTTTCTTCCTGCTCCGGGTCTGATACCACGTGTAGGATCATTTCGGGTCCACCACCATGTACAATAATTGGTATCTAGAGCATGACGATTCTGGATCCTAGCAAGAACGAAGATAGCAAGAAAGAAATGATTGATTGCAATCATATGCAATCAAAGCAAGTAGCAAGCAAGTCATCAAGCAAGTCACCAAGCAAGTTAGCAAGCAAGTTAGCAAGAAAGAAGCAAGAAATTTAGCAAGCAAGAAGGAGAGCAGTTAACGCATTGATGCAGCAGGTGATCACAGTCAGTGATCAAAAGCAAGTAGCAAGTAGCTTGCAGCACGATTGATCAACTTTTTGATCATAAAAAAAGCAGTAGAAGTTAGCATGTCAGCAGTAGAATGGCAGTCAGCAGAATACGGCAGGTTGCAGTAGCAGAAATTTTCAGCTGTCAAAAATTCTCGTAGCAAGTAGCGAGAAAGTAGTTCGCAAGTAGAAAGAGGCTTGGTTCAAGATTACGGGGGTGAATATTGGGTAATCTTGAAATTCAAAAGTAGTGTAAGTGGcccaaataatagtagttatttcaaGTGCAAGTTTGGGTAATTGACCTAACATGTAGCCCAAGAAGCATGTAAACGAATCCGAAGAAATAACAAAAGGAACGTGGGTTAATTTGTTATACTCCTTATTATTAGGATAAGGTGGAATTGGTAGAATAGTTTGACTACATCTCATCCATAAGTTTGAATTGCACGTGGGATGTGGACTACCGATTATTTAGTATGGTGAGCATGTAGTTATTCGCATGGTCAATTAGATAGTGTAGTTTAGTGGATAACATAGTGAGTAGTGGGTCGGTAGTTGAATTGTTAGTGGGTCGGTACAAGTCTCTAGTATTTAAGAAGTTTACGTATTGTAATCAAAGGTTAAGAGATTTAGCAAGATGTAGTTTTTTTGTGTGTTTTTTGTTCTCCCATTTTATATTCAATTTATTTGAGTGTGATTTGAGTGTGTTTCAATATTTGTTATAAAACAAAAGCAAGAAGTAACTTGAATGTTCCAACAGCTTCTTTCGTGAAGTCTTTTTGGTTGTTAAAAATAATATCAATTATAAATACTGACATATTGCATTGCAATGTACATTGCAGGGGGGTTTGCTATTTATCACCAtcataaaaaacaaaaaaaatccagACCGTGTTATATGGACAATTTATTATGGGTGGTGATGAGTTGCCGGTTGACATCATATACAACATCTTGTCTAGGATGCCTCTAAAATCTTTGGCTCGTTTTCAATGTGTAAGCAAGGTATGGTGCAACTATATTAACGATCCGCATCTTGAAATCATGCATGCCAAACGAGTTATGAAAGATCCCTCGATGCTCATAATGTTCCAATCAGTCCGGCATCGAAAATCTCTGCATGCATATGCATCACTCAGTATGTTGGTAACAATAGAAGAAGAAGAATCTAGTACTCATGAAGAGGTGGTGATTACAACAAAGAATCCACCGTATATGGGGTTTTGTTGTAAAGACTGGCGTTCTAGTTTTATTCTAGAAGATATAATAATTTTAGGTTCATGCAAGGGTCTGATAATTTCATCACAAGACCACCACCACCCCCCTCCTCACAACACCACAGTTTTACTTGTGATCAATCCTTTAAAGAAAGAATGTTATAAGTTGCCACCCATCAAAATTTGGTCATGTACAACAATGTTTCGACGACACGAGGCATGTGGACGTAGTTTTGATGATTCTACCAATACTTACAAAATGGTTTGTGTTGTGCTTCGAAATCAAGAGAATATGATTTCACCTGGCGACGATGATGTGGTGAAGGAGGATTTATGTACCATGGTACATGTATTGGGTTGCAcggactcatcatcatcatcatcatcatcatcatcatcatcatcgtcgtcgtcatcatcatcatggaGGGAGATACCCCAAGTTCCACCGTATCCCATAAGTGGTGAAGGTATATTTGCTAATGGATGTTTGTATTGGTTGGTTAGTTTTGGTCATAAATATTGGCCGTATGGTGTTCACAGGAAAGTAATATGTTTTGACATTATAAAAGAGGAATTTGAGTTGATAGATCCTCCTAATACACTTACTGATTGGGGTGGTATGGGGGAGCATTTGGTTGATCTAGATGGTCAAGTTGAACTTGTGTATAATGATGTCATGCGCAAGTTCTTCATAGAGGTGTGGTTACTGAATCATAAAACAAACTGTTGGGTCCTACATTGCAGGTTCAATAAAAGACCGCATCTTCCTCCTAATGACTTTATAAAGGTTATAGGATACTGGAACAAGGATGCAGGCGACTTATTAATAGCATACGATGGTTGTGGGAAAGAGTTGTTTATTTACTGCTTAAAACAAGGCGTTTTGCATGGAGCCAACTTTATTATTCAGAATATTATTGCACGTGAACGTACAACAGATATTCGACTGTATCAAAATACGTTGTTTTCATCGATCCTCCGCGGTTCAATCAAGAacagatgatgatgatcatgagtgATGGGGGAAAGCTGTCAGTTTATACCAAGTCAAAAACTCAATACAAAGCTCACAACATACCAGCAGCATTCCACATTTCACTTATTTTTTGTCACTATTTATATACTCCTACTATATGGAGTATTTTATTTGTAATTCATATGCGTCGTATTCATACCACTTGCTACCttagtaataataaatttaatcTCAGTCTTAATTAATGAACAATAACATTTTCATTCAAAATCGAGGGCACATGTGTTTGTGTCTTTTTTCATTGATTTGTATCTTTTGAATAGTTGCATATATAATATAATTCTATTACATGCTTGGACCTATTTGGGTGTTTAAGTAAACCCAAGGACCCCTTTTTGAGGTTTTTGCCAGGTCTAAGTACCAAGCCCAAGTGTGAACCCAAGACCAATCTTGATGGGCTATGCACATCATCAATTCAGTTTTGTTGGAGAATTTGTGTAATGAGATGGTGTTAGATGCTATAGAGCTAGATGTGCAGTTATTGAATGATAtagttttaggttttacgaaagcCTGGTCCGTATAGTAATGATATTAAAACCCAACTCAAGATGGTGCACCTACAGCAGCGAGGTCCGTATATTGGTCAATTGGGTTTGGTATCATCCATCTCAAATGTCCTAAACGCACTTATCAGGTACTGCAGAATGCTGCAACCATCTTTTGTGTTGTGATCATATCACACAAGGTGGCATACATATATTGCAATTGTACCAAAGACCCTATTCTTTATCTCTCGATAAATGAGCATTAAGTACCAAGCTTGTTTACTTTTGTATATATTTCAGGTCATCACACAACATATATTGTAATTTGTAACAAAAACAGATAAACaaccattttttatattttatgtgTAGTCAATTTTTTGGTATAGTTGATAAAACAGAAGCAGCTTCCGTTTATTGttttgatttttgaaatgtattacAGTAAGCCAAATGCAGTGTTTAGCTACTGACATAGTTCCTTTCTAGCATAGTAAAATAGCTCATCATTAACCACATCTGGTTTTGCAGATTATATAAGGCGTTTGCAAGTCTCACAAGTCTAAACTAGCGTTTAATAATATTATGTAATAAACAAGTCGGGCACGAGTTGCACTCTAGCTTATATAATATCCGACGAGACGAGCTAGAGGTTTATATACTAGGCTCGAAAAGGCCGATTTCGAGCTCTTTAAATTTTAACCGACTGAGCTCAGGATCGGCTAGACTCGTTTACACCTCACAATGACAAACTAATCCATATGGGATTCATGGTTAAAAATGTTTCTAGGATTCGCAGAAAACAACGATAATTATATCAATCTTTCGTTGTCATCATCGTCCTCTTCCTCCACTTGTTCTGATAATGCTGGAATTGCTATCTCGACTTCATCTGAATCTTTATCCTCGACAAGGGAGATGTCTTTTTTTGTGTCTTCAAAAATGTCTTCTTCGACTCGATAATAAACCTTGATACGACAATTTAGACATCAAAATAATTCAGATAAATAAATGAAGGAATACAACACGTacacacacaatatatatatatatatatatatatatatatatatatatatatatatatatatatatatatatatatatatatatatatatatatattacaactctCGAAAAGAAAAGAAGAGAGGCAACCAAATCAATCAAATTTGATACCTATTCGGTTCATTACCCAACTATTTTGTCACGCATAGAAATTTTGGTAGTGCAGTGgcaacaaatatatttatatttatattattattattataaattataataaacgTAAGGTACGAGAGGAAGGCTTACCACACATGTTCTTGGTGGTGAAAGAACTTTGATCGAGTTAGGTCGGTTGTTGAAGTTTGTTTCAGGGACTCCAGGTATTCCTTCAGGCGAACTGAAATGATCAACATCATGACCAACCTACACCATTTATTATTGAACATTTTAATGACATTAGAgcctcaattttattttatttttttaaaactttttcctacgtattggccggaggtccactcggaagcaatctctctgtcCGTCAAATAGAGAGAGGgattgggtggagaaatgacttgtctttattctcggataggggaaggattgtctacatctcacctacccataatacaccacttatgtggtattgggttttgttgttgttgttgtgttgtttaATGACATTAGAGAAGGATTTATCCTAAGATGGTGTAACACTAATCATGGTAAAGAAGTTTATTCTAACcgaaaaaagtcaaactttgacaTTTGTATTACGTTTTAATATCGACATATTTGCACAATATTACTGTACTTAGCCATATAACTGGTATCAAAATGAAAATATTTTTGATGATAAGAACCCAAAAACACGAATGTAATTGAGTATTTCATTTTGAAACACCAGGGTTAACTTTAACTATAATAGGCCTGACTTTGCAAAACCGAAAGTCAAAGAAACATGACAAGAGATTTTACTTACTCTTCCATGGCCACCAAATTCGAATGCATCGCTATCCAGAGCAACTCTATATCTTCCTGGCAAATCGCAACCAACTTTGTACCTATTGTATTGCAACTCAAACTACTAAGAACTTGACATATGACCTATCAAGTTATTATAAAAAATTTACGATTTACCAAaagggtatttttttttttttaacatttcaCTAATCATCAAAACCTGATATTACAGAAATGTGAAGATGTACATACCCATCATACGTATTATCCGGGTGGAAATTGAAAACAAACACTAGATCACCCCTTTCGAATACGATAACCTTTGAAAcataattaaaaaaaaacccaCAATGTCAATTATTGAATAAAAACAGCTATTTTTATAATTGTACATCAGTAATTTGACTTTTAGGGTCAAACATATTAATTGCACAAGAATTTACCTTGTCGTCTTCATCTGTGCTGCTCACAATCTGCTTGCTCGATTGTAGGAAGGAAAATTTTTCATCAAGCAAGTTCATAGCTTTATCGAAATTGTTCATGAACTGCATTATAATTTTTCATTATTTGAATTCTAATTGTGACCAAATCTAGAGAAATTTAATGTCGCTTCATATGGAAAGAGTCAAACCTTGTATCTTAAGTGATCTGTATCTACGAGTTCCCATTGGCGTCTACACTTATCGTAGCTCCAGTCGTTCCCCAATCTCGGGAAATCAATCCACTCGGGATGACCAAACTAtataaatagataaaaaaaaaaaaaaaacgtaagtaTTTTTTCGTTAGACATAAGCAAGAACATATAATGCAAACTAACCTCGTTTCCCATGAAATTAAGGTAGCCGTCTCCTCCTAACGCCATCGTTATAAAATGAATCATCTACGACacaaacaataattataataattcaaaAAAATGTTTAAAATACATGTTAACATTAACTTAGCATAAAATAAATCAGAATGCAACTCTTGTACTTTGACCATATAGATGATGATTTATTATACATGTGAACGTGACATCATCAACTGCTACTACGTGTTATCACTTGTcgatataataataactaaaaaataGGGAAAACAAACCTTGTGTAGCGCAATCCCACGATCAATAACTGGTGAAGCCTCGGTAAAACAAGACATCCCAGAATACATTTCAGTGTCCATGAGATAAAACGCAATCGTTTTGTCTCCTACAATCGACTGAACCCACAACAAATAAATACACAAGAGTGGGTCCCAAAACAAATACGAACCAAATAACTGTTTTTACCTGGTCATGACTCTCTGCATACGCGACACATTTCTCTGTGTATCTCCGATTAGTCAAACTGCTCGATATATCATTCATAGACCACTCGTCATCATTTTTATTCTTCAAATAGTCAATCCATTTATCGGGTATTCCCATAGCTAACCGAAAGTCAAACCCGACCCCACCTTCGTCAACGGGCCTACCAAGGCCCGGCATCCCCGAAACATCTTCCGCAATCACGGTTGCGTCCGGCAATAATGAATGAATCAAATCATTCGCAAGCATCATATAAACAACCGCATCAACATCGGTCGATTCGCTAAAGTACTCACTATAATCGCCCGTAAACGTCATATTAATTCCATGATGATGATATAGCATCGACGTTATACCATCGAATCGAAACCCGTCAAATTTAAACTCCTCGAGCCACCACCGTAAATTCGATAAAAGAAAACGAAGAACCTCCCAATTTGAATAATTAAAAAGCCGACTATCCCATAAAGTATGATATCCTCGTTCCCCAGTATGAAAGTAAGAATCTTGTGTAGCCTGGCCCACATCGAATCCATTGAGCCCGTCGGTGATATTGTTACTTACATGACTATGAACAACGTCCATTAAAACCCGTAAACCTAAACTATGTGCTTTATCGATAAGATATTTGAGGTCTTCGGGTGTTCCCGATCTACTACTAACGGCGAAAAAGTTAGTTACATGATAACCGAACGATCCATAATATGAATGTTCCATGATGGCCATTAATTGGACCGTGTTATAGTTGTTGGCCCGAATTCGAGGTAAAACGTTGTCTGCAAACTCTCGGTATGAATTGACTCGGGGTTCGGAACTACTCATTCCGACATGAGCCTCGTATATCCGTGGTGCCTCGGGTTTTGGTGGACGAGGATACTTAAATTCATACCTACATGGACAATGATGAAGCAAAATTGATATTGTTGTTGGCGGTGGAATTTTTaagatttaaaaattattaatctATCAAGTAAAGTTACAAATACTATACTGAAACTATAAATTTATGAGCATTTGAAAACACTTTGGGTCACTTTCAACAGTCACTATTTGAGATAAGTTTTTGTACTTGGCCTGTTTGACCAGATGAAGATAAAATAAAACCCAAAACGACTCATTTATGCATAAACGGGTAAAAATTGCCACCTTTACTAGTTACTAGAAATATATCATATCAAATGATACTATTTACCTTTTGGTGATCAATAATCATACCAACTAGTATGAAAAACCACTCAAGTAATGCAAAAAATTCCAAGGGTGACTGCAAAGACTATTACTGAAGTTACAATCTAACTCTGAAATTGAAGCAATTCAGAAGATTGCAAATACGATAATTAGCTTTCGAAAAATttaaagtgtttgacctgttcaaGTTTAGCTAAAAAATTAAGCTTTACCAATTtagataattataaatattatctaACCCATTAAATCACTTTCACAATCATGGGTTAAAATGACCCCTTAAAGTAACATTTGCAAGTTCTTTTATGTGCACTTTGAGTAACTTAGTCATATAAT
This genomic window from Rutidosis leptorrhynchoides isolate AG116_Rl617_1_P2 chromosome 2, CSIRO_AGI_Rlap_v1, whole genome shotgun sequence contains:
- the LOC139893755 gene encoding 1,4-alpha-glucan-branching enzyme 1, chloroplastic/amyloplastic-like yields the protein MTSVKTSTKSLRIMNFDPGLEPYKDHLEYRMKRFADQKTLFNQYEGSLEEFAKGYMKFGLNREEGSVVYREWAPAAEEAQLIGDFNGWDGSNHKMEKNQFGVWTVKIPDIHGNSAIPHNSRVKIRFKHNNGVWVDRIPAWIKYATVDSTRFAAPYDGVYWAPPASERYEFKYPRPPKPEAPRIYEAHVGMSSSEPRVNSYREFADNVLPRIRANNYNTVQLMAIMEHSYYGSFGYHVTNFFAVSSRSGTPEDLKYLIDKAHSLGLRVLMDVVHSHVSNNITDGLNGFDVGQATQDSYFHTGERGYHTLWDSRLFNYSNWEVLRFLLSNLRWWLEEFKFDGFRFDGITSMLYHHHGINMTFTGDYSEYFSESTDVDAVVYMMLANDLIHSLLPDATVIAEDVSGMPGLGRPVDEGGVGFDFRLAMGIPDKWIDYLKNKNDDEWSMNDISSSLTNRRYTEKCVAYAESHDQSIVGDKTIAFYLMDTEMYSGMSCFTEASPVIDRGIALHKMIHFITMALGGDGYLNFMGNEFGHPEWIDFPRLGNDWSYDKCRRQWELVDTDHLRYKFMNNFDKAMNLLDEKFSFLQSSKQIVSSTDEDDKVIVFERGDLVFVFNFHPDNTYDGYKVGCDLPGRYRVALDSDAFEFGGHGRVGHDVDHFSSPEGIPGVPETNFNNRPNSIKVLSPPRTCVVYYRVEEDIFEDTKKDISLVEDKDSDEVEIAIPALSEQVEEEDDDDNERLI